CTCCTTTCATAAGCCCCGTCCGTGACAATTCGACAGGAGGGGTGGAAATGGAGAGAAACCCGTCAGGAAAGAAACGCCTCGACACGGATCAGTCTGCCGCCAGTTCATCTCCGCTCTTGACGCCGTACTTCTCGAACCAGGGCGTAGCGGCCTTCAGGCGTTCGTTCACGTTATTGATGTTCTCGACGCCCTTGGTCTCCAGCCACTTGCGGAATGCTGCGGCGCCTTCCTTGGCGTAAACGGGGATGCCGTCTTTCCAGGTGGCGCGTCCGCAAAGCACGCCAGCGAACTTCACACCCGATTCGGCCGCCAGCTCCAGCGACTCGGTGAACTCGGAGTTGGAAACTCCCGCCGATAGATAGATGAAGGGTTTGGTGGCAACGGCGGCGGCGCCGCGGAACAGGTCCATGGCCTCCTGCTTCGAATAGGCCTTCTGGCCCGCGTAAGAGCGAGCGCCCTCGACGAACTTCATGTTGACGGGCACTTCGACCTTCATCACGTCCACGCCGTAGCGATCCTTGGTGAATTCTGCCATGGACTGGATGACGACCTCGGGCTTCTTGCGGGCGAAGTCGAGACCTTTCTCATCCACGCCTTCTTCGTAGCCCACGAACTCCAGGAAGAAGGGGATATCGTTGGCGCGGCATTCGTC
This genomic stretch from Terriglobales bacterium harbors:
- a CDS encoding tagatose 1,6-diphosphate aldolase encodes the protein MKLTPGKLAGLKAVSDRRGVIAAAAMDQRGSLKKALAKEKGADVSDAMMEEFKSLVTEVLTAHASAILLDPEWGLPASKRRAKNAGLLLAYEKTGYDKTGPGRLPDLLDNWSVRRLKEAGADCIKILLYYTPFDPKDINDRKHAWVERIGDECRANDIPFFLEFVGYEEGVDEKGLDFARKKPEVVIQSMAEFTKDRYGVDVMKVEVPVNMKFVEGARSYAGQKAYSKQEAMDLFRGAAAVATKPFIYLSAGVSNSEFTESLELAAESGVKFAGVLCGRATWKDGIPVYAKEGAAAFRKWLETKGVENINNVNERLKAATPWFEKYGVKSGDELAAD